In Dermacentor andersoni chromosome 11, qqDerAnde1_hic_scaffold, whole genome shotgun sequence, the sequence tacctTTGAATTACGTTTATTAGTACATTTATTTAGGTAACtgactcacaggagaccctgaacatgagaatgaaatttacagaagaacaaaaaaaattgttgcagtgTTTACGGCAGGCATAATTTACTAAATCTAATTACTAAATCCTGAGTGAGAACGTACCAATGTcgttcaaaagaaaagtgtacgatcattgcattctaccggtgctaacatatggtacagaaacttggaggttaacgaagaagctcaagaacaagttaaggaccgcgcaaaagaGCGAAGGAACGacaaatgttaggcgtaactttaagagatAGGAAGACGGCTGTGGTGGATCAGAGGGCAAACGGGGACAGCAGATATTCTTGTTGATATTACGAGATTATGTGGATCCCACATACTATGGGAATAGAtctaagtgaagctttctgtatACTGTTTCCTTGACTGACgacaattagcggtgatgttgtcAGCGAACGTTTAACTTCTTTGGCGTTTAGTGGaatacgagagtggcgagttgatgttaaacgttaccttgcgtgcaacACTGTTGTTTTGGAGCtggccaggtcatgtaatgcgtagggtagataaccggtgggccattagaattacagaatgggtgccaagggaagtgaagcgcagtcgaggatggcgaaaaaattggaggacgcttaagcttcgccttcaagagtggaacgcgacagcgttcccgtcgacccgcgaaggggtgtaagacaatgggctacggcgcagcgactacgcgccccgcatcggacgcggtgagcgtcgagcaacgcagcgttcggcgcggcaactaatgtgcgcctgagcaagcgacgcacgcctgagccttagaaacagctcgtttctaaggcaacaccgcattcactagaggcgcttttgtagcgctttgaagcatcgaacaataaagaaaaaaaaaactcgtggctcagtggtagggtctccgtctcacactccggagaccctggttcgattcccaccaagcccatcttgcaagttgttttttattcatgaagtgcctgctgggatttatcgctcacggccaacgccgccatcgacgacatcggcttttctgcggcacgagctccttaacgctgtcgcgttaaaaattggGTGGGGGTGATGAAAGTAGGAAATTTGCTGGCGCAAGGCTGGAAGCGCAAGGCAGGGGCAATTGGGGATCGCTGCGGGAAGCCTTCGTTCAGCAGTGGATATCAAAAATAGGCctatgatgatgttgatgaaaaAACTATATCGGATAGTGGATGCACCGATAAACtttactgaaccataaacattaCAAGCTGCTCCTTCAAAGCGTTTGCCGAATAAAGAAAGATGAAGAAGGCACACTGCATGATCCTGGTTTAATTAATAAGTGGCACGTTTGGTCAGGTTGGAATATACTTTAGCCCCGCTTTTAGCCCACATATACGTCGCACGCGCCGTTTGTGCAAGGCGTATAATGATCACCGAAGGCACTTACACGTcgtctgaagctgtggccaaagtttGGTGCCGCCAACCCCACCACCATCTGCCACCATCTACGATATACGCCGAAAAATAGGTTTGCTGGGCCACACCGGCAtcatgcacatccattgtaaacacgggggcaagcaatggacgcgccACCACGTggtcaaacatggcggcgcccacgagATCGCCGTGAAAGATGGCCTATAAATAACGCGTGTTCTCATTTCCGCCAAAATCTCATGACGTGTATTGGTCGGTTGTGGGTCCCTTCAAATGCAAATGAAGAACGCCGGCGGTGTTGCTGTTTCAGACTGGGATGATTAAAATTCAGTGGAACGAAGGAAGaataaaggataaaaaaaaagtgaaaggaggagaaaaaaaaatcaagcgccGATCAACAAGGGTGAGAGGGAGTGTCCAGCCGTTCGGATTGCAACAAGAAGCACAGAGGGGCATCATCTGAAGAGGCAGTGCACTTGGTTATAATCACTGTCCAGGATTATGGCTAGGCTGCACACTGGCCGCAATGATGTACGCCAAGCATTCCATTTGCTTCAGCATCGAATCCCTGCAGAAATCTCCCGAGATATCTCGCTACCGACTCCAGGCCAGCCAATCACGGGTTTCATTATTTCACTGCAGTGCGACAATCATGGTTCGACTAAAGCACCTAGATATTTTCTGAAGCAAATATATATAGTAACTTTAGGTACGACGACAAGAGAGACTACTTTCCTCAGTTGGAAAAGTATTGGATGTCTTGTGAGCACGTTTACAGTACTCACAAGACAGATCGCGTTTTCACAAACATGTGTTTCGCGCTTAAGATGGCTGGAAGCATGCCTTGAGTGTTCGTGTTAAGTCTGACGGCGACATGTATACATGCGCATACGGCACATTGAGGAGGACCTTGTGTTCGCGGCGCATTACACGCACTATATCTACCTACGTCTTTCGCGTAGACCTTCACTAATCTGTCAGACGTGACGGTGACCTGCGCGACCTCTGTCAATGTCACAGGGCCACGCCTCACTTGGCAGCCCGTAAGAATCTTCGCGCAACTGGCGTTAGGATGGCTCGCAAGAAACAAAAACCTTTTTTTTCCCAGAGCGCACTGCCTTGGCGGCGAGGACTGTACATGTTCCGCCCACGAGAATTAGTCTTTACCGTGACGAGGCGAGACGACGAAAGGTGAAGAGGGCCAGGCTATATCAGCACAGGGCCAATACTACCTGGAATAGGGTGGCCGCCCGCCTTCGAGCATCAACAGCTTGGTCtccgaaataaagtttattcactcactcactcgctcagaTTAGCTATCCATAAGTGACTCACGAGCATAAAATATCACAAATGTTGTCGTTGTACACAAACGTGTTCACTTTAAAACGTCTGGTGGCTGATCAAAGAGACTTGAATGTCTACATACGCTAAAACTCTCAACGAACAAGTCAAATTAAGCAGGAAGTTCTCCCCGCATCGACATCAGATGAGGGGATCCATTGTGTCCCAGAGTATCTTCAGAGCAGCATCCGTCATTTGGCTAGGATACTGGATGTCGAAACTCAGGATCATGTCGCCGCGCGTCCTGGTGTCGTCAGGTCGGCGCAGGCCCTGTCCCCGGATGCGCTTGACAGTGGTAGGCTTGACGATATCTGTTAGCGGCACAGATATCGTGCCGTGAGTGATTGTGGGCACTTCCAACGTTGTCCCGCGCAGAGCCTGTGAATCGGTGAAGAAAAAACAGGGGGCCACGCATTACGCTGAGTATACAGCTGAGAGGTGCGTAAGCAGGCGCTCGAAAACAAGGCGCGCAGCGCGGCATCGCGCCCTCGGCCGACTTTCTATACAGAAATGGCGCCCCTGCAGCCCGTAGCTACTCGtaactagaaaaaaaagaagctgtttcCAACAAAAGGCGAAGCGTCGCCTGCGACAGCAAGTTAGtatacagctatacgaagtaaggatagtacttttatcggccacGGACAAACTTGTAGAAACAtataggcacactaactaaatcaacaagcacggtgtcacacgagcacaagcaaacatgaacgcacctcactcgatggccgcggaaactcactgtcaaaacgctggggtgaggaagctcggcagcagcagcgagcgaattgaccttcgcgctgcctctcgcatccACGCGAATTAAGCCGCTTAAACACAGCGCACGGCGGACTCCGTCGCCGTCGCAGATGGTTTTCAAGGTACAGCGgtccggagtagaacgcgccacatgtacctcccctcccccctggagccttgcgcgcgacggaagaccgctcacttcctccctgcttttctccatTGCGTGGGCGAGACTCAGCTGCGAAAACCGCCCTCACCCTCACACGCCTTCACTCgtacatgcagcatacggcgcgcggcgacgatattgtcgcccttggacttgatacggaacGCCACGGTGACGGCaaaaacgcgcctggagtgtccatataattgttaccGCAATAAAGAAAACAGCATCCCCTTCCCGATCCCTCCCTCTTTTTTACATCTGTAATCAGTGCCGTTTCCTTGctttttccatttcttttttctcagaaAAGATGGCGGCAGCCCTAGGTCCTCTGTATAACGAAGCGAGCACACTCACAACGAGAGAAACGTAACACATGCCTCTTTGAAAGTGATCTTTGCGACGTAGCGGACATCCGCTCCATCCCTCTTGAACTGTGGGTGCGGCTTGTCACGTATGACGAACACGACGTCGGCGGGGATGCTGTTGGGAAACCGGTCTCCTTCGCGGTGGAACCTGACCTTGGTGCCTTCCTTCCAGCCGGGCTTCACTTTGACCTCGAACACCTTGGCCTCCGGCTTCGGCGTGTGACAGCCCGGGTCCGTCACCATCCTCGTGATTTTAATTTTCTTGGTGCAACCGTTGTACACTTCCTCGAGTGACACGTACACGTCGTGATAAATCGTCGGCTCTTGGTGTCGTTCGGTTGCTCCCGACATggcttcaatcaatcaatcaatcaatcaatcaatcaatcaatcaatcaatcaatcaatcaatcaatcaatcaatcaatcaatcaatcaatcaatcaatcaatcaatcaatcaatcactttaTGTACGAAGGAACAACCGGAGGTCTACATACTGTCGCAGAGAAAAGATAAATGGTAGAAAACCTAAAACAACTACGACCAAGAGTTGTGGTTAAAAATAGTAGAACGAaaagccaaaaagaaaagaacacgatCAACAGTTACATAATGAGCTACAATCTAGCAAACGCACAACTGAGAGAAAGAGTACAGACACACACCATAAATAGGTCACACAATGAATAACTGAGCTTAAGCACAAGTCGAGCAGCGCCTATTCGATGGGGTGGCCTACGGAAGGACAGAAACAAAACGGGAGAGTGGTCTGATCTGCTAAAAAAAATGACGCCATTACAGAATTTCACAATACGGCGGAATAGCACCCCGGCCAGGTAACACAACCGAAGCTGGGTTGTCGCGGGGTCAAGACAAATTTatatacattgttttttttttggggggggggaacTAAAGACACTACTAGTGCATTATCACAACAAATGGGGACCCAGCTGGGGGACTGTAAAGGCGCAACAAGTGCCTGATAGGCCAAGCCACCCGATGCAGAAACAGGCATCGTACAGCAAAAATATTTAGGACGCCATGACGCTTGCTAGCATTCTTCTACGGTGTTTGAAAGGTTTGGACCTTCTATATAAGGCACCGACGCTAAGGGTGCATTCTCTCACCCAAACCAGCTGCGAGGCGGGTTCGTCACCAAATATTATATGTATTTTGAGACCCACGTGCTGTCGCTCGAGACCTCTGAAGGTTTACATGCTGTGTAGGAGAGCTTGGGAAGGACAGCACTCTTTTGCCCCCCTCACCTTCTCCTCCCATGGCAATTGCTGGTGAGGAGGAGTGCACTctcctaaaaccccttaaacttcgtaaagcagcgaccctctcctcctccgcctacactcctcgtttctcctctctttcatgctccctcctcgaccgtggcgccgcctacactgctcgagcgtagcaacggcgccaacatgcgctcctcgctaCTCCGTAGATGCTTTTCGAGCGAAAATGGCGttgaagcacggcgcgagggcccacatGATGTTATTAGGCCAATTGCAACGCGGCGTCGGCcttggccagagcgcgcgaggaggaggcggcattcttcaaagcgtggcgctacgtTACGAAGCTTAAGGGGCTTTACACTCGCCTTCCACGCCGGCGTTCGCGATGCTGAAGAGCACACGCGTGGGGAATCTACTCATGTGTATAGCCTATTGAGGGACTTTAGTATAGCCAAGAGCGGATccagtttttattttcttttctttaaagggGGGTCCGACTAAGCggtgattgatgatgatgatttttttgCACGTTGGCGGGTTCTATTCAATAAATCCTTAAACATTTCTTGTCTCAGAGCAAAATCACTGCTGGGAAGGAGAACTTCGCGAGTTTGTCACGCGCCGTATGCTGGAGCTGCGCACAGAGATCTTAAGGGGGATGGGAGGGCAGGACATCCGGACATCCCCCTCTGGATCTCGGCATGTGTATACCATTGCCGGTGCCGAGGATCAGTAGTCTTTACTCATCGTCTCCTGCAAAGATAACAGGAACAAGCTGAGCAAGGTGAACAAGCTGAGCAAGGTGAACAAGCTGCCACAGGATGAACAGATGTGTTCCGGAGGCCAGGGTTGCACAAAGCTAATCCCATAGTTAGAAGCGACATTCTTTGTAGATTAATTTTGAAGGTATTAATGCATTCGCATCATCCGCGATGAGTCGAATAAACTGAAAGTGGTATGACTATGCCCATGTACGCAGCGTTAAGGGCAACTCTGGTGATTTGTCGATGTCCACTGATCTTAGTAAAATTTTGAATATAGTTCTCTTTTGCACTTTGATTATATGTGCCAAACTATACGagtgcaagtcatttagttttcctgacatgaattttaaagattggttgcgttcccgactcatggctttctactggccacccgccgtggttgctcagtggctatggtgttaggctgctgagcacgaggtcgcgggatcgaatcccggccacggcggccgcatttcgatggggtcgaaatgcgaaaacacccgtgtacttagatttaggcgcacgttaaagaaccccaggtggtccaaatttctggagtcctccactacggcgtgcctcataatcggaaagtggttttggcacgtagaacccaataatttaatttttcttctgGCCACCTTGTGTGTAAAAGCTCCTTGTGTTGTCAGGAGACATAATCAGATTCGCTTCTTCggcgttagcgccacgtgtactgcgtgtttagcacgcgttctgcgtgtttaaggtgatgatgatgatagcaactttattgtaccgccggataaggagacccctactccccgtccccggcacacaggccttggggacgggggccggaacctccgcgattagaagcaagcaaagtggtcttgactcttcgcggcttcttccaccaggcggatggcgtgttgctgtggagtagggtcctcgctccgcagcagggcttcccaggcctctctacaatttatatttgctttagccccaggtgagctagcgcattcccagattatgtgatcgagggtccctctcgccccacagtgtttgcactcatcgttttctctatcatgcataacatggtatgcccagaccgggtttgtaggatctgacgtcatcgactcatcgtaACCTCACACGGATCAtctacccgtttcggtttcggtatctcgtttattggttatttgaCATTATTGAAGAATTTCTAAGCAAATCGAACCAtcctaccggtgacaggactgtcaatgctatttgaaaatgacaatatcatAATACAGTtaaaaaaacgccggagttgccctttaaatggacactgaagagagagagaaacagattTCCTCTGCTTTTGTAATTTAGTCTTCTACAGCACAAAAAAACACCACTCCAACCGTGATAAATGTTTGGTAAGCCACaaaaagcgcaataacaaaaCACGTGTGGCTACGTCTCCTTGAGGTTGTTCCCACACCAgcccgctgtgacgtcatggagtTTGACTGGAGCAAGTCGCTTGCGTAACTGGCCGCGCCAAATGGCAAGTCGGGTGCGGCAGTCGCCCCGCTGGACGACGGCCGAGTTGCACTCGTAAcggccgccaccattagaagccgcaacACTTTCGGAAACGActgaagaagttgcgatagcgctcgcttgcgtgggaacggaagcCATTTTCATCattagcgatagcaaaacggctATCTGGATTTTTGGAAGGGGTAGGACCTCGCCGGAAGCGACAAGCGATTTGGCCAGTAGGCGGCTAAACAGAAACAATTAGCCAAGTTTGGCCCCCCGCACACACGCCCGTggctggcaacgaggcggcccacgagttagcccgagctctctacttccgAGCAGCTGTGCATGGAGCcgcccgactgccggaacatggacgagcgtctgcaaaattatacggagGTTGTCGTCAgcacgcccactgcgcgctgacgtgcgtcctgcaggacctttactaaagtttgtccaatccatTCCAATTGTCGAAAATTGTCGGTTACGCAGGGAAGTGGCGCCACCACCGGATAAGAGTCTAAACAATGGggaggcagtcgcatggcggcgcctgccAAGTTGGGAACTTCATAAACCCTGTCTGGGCTTATCATGTTCAGATAGGTGATAGGCAAAACGATAAGTGCAAGCACTGTGGGgagagagggaccctcgacctcCTAATCTGGAAATGCGCTAGCTCCCCAGGGGCTCAAGCAAatataaattgtagagaggccgGGCAAGCCCTGCTGTGGTCCGAGGACCCGTATACCCCACAGCAACAAGCCATCCGCCTGGGCGGAAGACGCGGCAAAGAGTCAATAGCtcttgcttctgatcgcggaggtCCCGGCCCCCGTCCCCtaggcctgtgtgccggggactGGGAGCCGGGGCCTCCTTATATGTCGGAACAGTAAAGTTGTTATTATCATCATCTGCGTCTTCTAGGGCCTGGTTAATTATTTATCGCAAAGATccgctacattgtgttctaaaggagccaaagctTGAACAAGGTAAGTTTCGGAAACTTTTACCGAGCAAACGCGGCCTAAATACGAAAGAAGAAACTataaaatccgtgacgtcacagtgacgtgcGGGCGTTGGGGatacggcgcgaaattcaaaaacggAAACAATGGCCTTCGTTTTCTTTTGTAATAATCAACCTACAACTTCAAAATCAAACGAC encodes:
- the LOC126518072 gene encoding dnaJ homolog subfamily B member 4-like gives rise to the protein MSGATERHQEPTIYHDVYVSLEEVYNGCTKKIKITRMVTDPGCHTPKPEAKVFEVKVKPGWKEGTKVRFHREGDRFPNSIPADVVFVIRDKPHPQFKRDGADVRYVAKITFKEALRGTTLEVPTITHGTISVPLTDIVKPTTVKRIRGQGLRRPDDTRTRGDMILSFDIQYPSQMTDAALKILWDTMDPLI